One Carassius carassius chromosome 20, fCarCar2.1, whole genome shotgun sequence DNA segment encodes these proteins:
- the pfkpb gene encoding ATP-dependent 6-phosphofructokinase, platelet type isoform X5, translated as MQDTKKFIENLSGAGKSIGVLTSGGDAQGMNAAVRAVVRMGIYVGAKVFFIHEGYQGMVDGGDNIKEASWESVSSMLQVGGTVIGSARCKDFRTHEGRLRAALNLVQRGITNLCVIGGDGSLTGANLFREEWSGLLDELVQSCQISEEASQTHSALHIVGMVGSIDNDFCGTDMTIGTDSALHRIIEVVDAIMTTAQSHQRTFVLEVMGRHCGYLALVSALACGADWVLIPEMPPKDGWEEQMCHKLSENRADKKRLNIIIVAEGAIDQNNKPITTELIKDLVVRCLGFDTRVTILGHVQRGGTPSAFDRILASRMGVEAVLALLEASPGTPACVVSLCGNQAVRLPLMECVQMTQEVQKAMDEKRFEEAVKLRGRSFENNLNTYKLLSHRKMNAELPRSSFNVAVLNVGAPAAGMNAAVRSAVRVGITEGHTVFAVSDGFEGFSKGQIKEFKWGDVGGWTGQGGSLLGTKRTLPAKHIDKIAEQMRIHNINALLVIGGFEAFESLLQLVDARSRYEEFCVPMCMLPATISNNVSGTDLSIGADTSLNAIVETCDRIKQSASGTKHRVFIIETMGGYCGYLATVGGLASGADAAYIYEEPFDIRDLQSNVEHLTEKMKTSIQRGLVLRNENSSENYTTDFIYQLYSEEGKGVFDCRKNVLGHMQQGGAPSPFDRNFGTKIAAKAMQWISKKLKEFYREGRVFANTEDSACLLGMRRRALVFQPVIQLKDETDFVHRIPKEQWWLRLRPLMKILAKYKTSYDVSDSGQLEHIVRLRAKDISAI; from the exons GTATGAATGCTGCTGTGAGGGCAGTGGTCAGAATGGGAATCTACGTGGGAGCAAAAGTTTTTTTCATCCATGAG GGCTACCAGGGCATGGTGGATGGAGGTGACAACATCAAAGAGGCATCATGGGAAAGTGTTTCCAGTATGTTACAAGTG ggtGGCACTGTGATAGGCAGCGCCCGCTGTAAGGATTTTCGTACCCATGAGGGCCGTTTGCGTGCTGCTCTGAACTTGGTGCAGCGTGGCATCACTAACTTGTGTGTGATTGGTGGAGATGGCAGTTTGACCGGGGCTAATCTCTTCAGGGAGGAGTGGAGTGGACTCTTGGATGAACTTGTCCAATCAT GTCAAATCAGTGAAGAGGCTTCCCAAACTCATTCTGCGTTGCATATCGTTGGGATGGTGGGCTCTATTGACAATGATTTCTGCGGGACAGATATGACCATTGGCACTGACTCAGCACTGCACAGGATCATAGAAGTGGTGGACGCTATAATGACCACGGCACAAAG CCATCAAAGGACCTTTGTGCTGGAGGTCATGGGAAGACACTGTGG gtaTCTAGCATTAGTCAGTGCTCTTGCATGTGGAGCTGACTGGGTGCTGATTCCAGAAATGCCTCCCAAAGATGGCTGGGAGGAACAGATGTGTCATAAACTAtcagag AATCGTGCTGATAAGAAACGGCTTAATATCATCATAGTCGCTGAAGGTGCAATAGACCAAAACAACAAGCCCATAACCACAGAACTTATAAAGGAC CTGGTGGTGCGCTGTTTGGGGTTTGACACGCGGGTCACCATTCTGGGTCACGTCCAAAGAGGAGGAACACCCTCTGCCTTTGACCGGATTTTG GCGAGTCGTATGGGTGTAGAAGCCGTGCTGGCCCTGTTAGAAGCGTCTCCTGGTACTCCAGCATGTGTGGTGTCTCTGTGTGGGAACCAGGCTGTCAGGCTCCCTCTGATGGAGTGCGTTCAGATG ACACAGGAGGTTCAGAAGGCCATGGATGAAAAGCGATTTGAAGAAGCTGTAAAACTGCGCGGGAG AAGTTTCGAAAACAACCTGAACACTTACAAGCTCCTGTCCCATCGCAAAATGAATGCTGAACTTCCACGT AGCTCATTTAACGTGGCTGTGTTGAATGTTGGCGCTCCTGCAGCTGGCATGAATGCAGCCGTGCGTTCGGCCGTCAGGGTCGGGATCACCGAAGGCCAcactgtgtttgctgttagtGATGGATTTGAAGGCTTCTCTAAGGGACAG ATAAAAGAATTCAAGTGGGGTGATGTTGGGGGCTGGACAGGCCAGGGCGGGTCCCTGCTAGGGACAAAAAG AACTCTCCCAGCAAAACACATTGATAAAATTGCAGAACAGATGAGGATTCACAACATCAACGCTTTACTGGTTATTGGAGGTTTTGAg GCCTTTGAGAGTTTGCTGCAGCTGGTCGATGCCCGCAGCAGGTATGAGGAGTTCTGCGTGCCCATGTGCATGCTGCCCGCAaccatcagtaataatgtgtccGGCACTGACCTCAGCATTGGCGCTGACACCTCCCTCAATGCCATAGTGGAG ACATGTGATCGTATAAAGCAGTCAGCCAGCGGAACCAAGCATCGCGTGTTCATCATTGAGACGATGGGTGGTTACTGTGGTTACCTGGCAACAGTGGGCGGGCTGGCGTCTGGAGCAGATGCAGCCTACATCTATGAAGAGCCATTTGACATCCGAGACCTGCAG TCTAACGTCGAACATTTAACTGAGAAGATGAAGACCAGCATCCAGAGAGGTTTAGTGCTCAG GAATGAGAACTCCAGTGAGAACTACACAACTGACTTCATCTACCAGCTGTACAGTGAAGAGGGCAAAGGAGTCTTTGACTGCAGGAAAAACGTCTTGGGACACATGCAACag GGTGGTGCTCCTTCCCCATTTGACAGGAACTTTGGCACCAAGATCGCAGCTAAAGCCATGCAGTGGATCTCCAAGAAGCTCAAAGAGTTTTACCGAGAAG GCCGTGTGTTTGCGAACACAGAGGATTCTGCGTGTTTGTTGGGGATGCGGCGCAGGGCCCTGGTCTTCCAGCCTGTCATACAGCTGAAGGACGAGACGGACTTTGT TCACAGGATCCCGAAGGAACAGTGGTGGCTCCGCCTGCGCCCGCTCATGAAGATTCTGGCCAAGTACAAAACTAGCTACGACGTGTCCGATTCAGGCCAGCTTGAACACATCGTCCGTCTGAGAGCTAAAGACATCTCTGCCATTTAA
- the pfkpb gene encoding ATP-dependent 6-phosphofructokinase, platelet type isoform X1 translates to MQDTKKFIENLSGAGKSIGVLTSGGDAQGMNAAVRAVVRMGIYVGAKVFFIHEGYQGMVDGGDNIKEASWESVSSMLQVGGTVIGSARCKDFRTHEGRLRAALNLVQRGITNLCVIGGDGSLTGANLFREEWSGLLDELVQSCQISEEASQTHSALHIVGMVGSIDNDFCGTDMTIGTDSALHRIIEVVDAIMTTAQSHQRTFVLEVMGRHCGYLALVSALACGADWVLIPEMPPKDGWEEQMCHKLSENRADKKRLNIIIVAEGAIDQNNKPITTELIKDLVVRCLGFDTRVTILGHVQRGGTPSAFDRILASRMGVEAVLALLEASPGTPACVVSLCGNQAVRLPLMECVQMTQEVQKAMDEKRFEEAVKLRGRSFENNLNTYKLLSHRKMNAELPRSSFNVAVLNVGAPAAGMNAAVRSAVRVGITEGHTVFAVSDGFEGFSKGQIKEFKWGDVGGWTGQGGSLLGTKRTLPAKHIDKIAEQMRIHNINALLVIGGFEAYLGLLELQAARSKHAELCVPMVMVPATVSNNIPGSDLSIGADTALNAITDAFESLLQLVDARSRYEEFCVPMCMLPATISNNVSGTDLSIGADTSLNAIVETCDRIKQSASGTKHRVFIIETMGGYCGYLATVGGLASGADAAYIYEEPFDIRDLQSNVEHLTEKMKTSIQRGLVLRNENSSENYTTDFIYQLYSEEGKGVFDCRKNVLGHMQQGGAPSPFDRNFGTKIAAKAMQWISKKLKEFYREGRVFANTEDSACLLGMRRRALVFQPVIQLKDETDFVHRIPKEQWWLRLRPLMKILAKYKTSYDVSDSGQLEHIVRLRAKDISAI, encoded by the exons GTATGAATGCTGCTGTGAGGGCAGTGGTCAGAATGGGAATCTACGTGGGAGCAAAAGTTTTTTTCATCCATGAG GGCTACCAGGGCATGGTGGATGGAGGTGACAACATCAAAGAGGCATCATGGGAAAGTGTTTCCAGTATGTTACAAGTG ggtGGCACTGTGATAGGCAGCGCCCGCTGTAAGGATTTTCGTACCCATGAGGGCCGTTTGCGTGCTGCTCTGAACTTGGTGCAGCGTGGCATCACTAACTTGTGTGTGATTGGTGGAGATGGCAGTTTGACCGGGGCTAATCTCTTCAGGGAGGAGTGGAGTGGACTCTTGGATGAACTTGTCCAATCAT GTCAAATCAGTGAAGAGGCTTCCCAAACTCATTCTGCGTTGCATATCGTTGGGATGGTGGGCTCTATTGACAATGATTTCTGCGGGACAGATATGACCATTGGCACTGACTCAGCACTGCACAGGATCATAGAAGTGGTGGACGCTATAATGACCACGGCACAAAG CCATCAAAGGACCTTTGTGCTGGAGGTCATGGGAAGACACTGTGG gtaTCTAGCATTAGTCAGTGCTCTTGCATGTGGAGCTGACTGGGTGCTGATTCCAGAAATGCCTCCCAAAGATGGCTGGGAGGAACAGATGTGTCATAAACTAtcagag AATCGTGCTGATAAGAAACGGCTTAATATCATCATAGTCGCTGAAGGTGCAATAGACCAAAACAACAAGCCCATAACCACAGAACTTATAAAGGAC CTGGTGGTGCGCTGTTTGGGGTTTGACACGCGGGTCACCATTCTGGGTCACGTCCAAAGAGGAGGAACACCCTCTGCCTTTGACCGGATTTTG GCGAGTCGTATGGGTGTAGAAGCCGTGCTGGCCCTGTTAGAAGCGTCTCCTGGTACTCCAGCATGTGTGGTGTCTCTGTGTGGGAACCAGGCTGTCAGGCTCCCTCTGATGGAGTGCGTTCAGATG ACACAGGAGGTTCAGAAGGCCATGGATGAAAAGCGATTTGAAGAAGCTGTAAAACTGCGCGGGAG AAGTTTCGAAAACAACCTGAACACTTACAAGCTCCTGTCCCATCGCAAAATGAATGCTGAACTTCCACGT AGCTCATTTAACGTGGCTGTGTTGAATGTTGGCGCTCCTGCAGCTGGCATGAATGCAGCCGTGCGTTCGGCCGTCAGGGTCGGGATCACCGAAGGCCAcactgtgtttgctgttagtGATGGATTTGAAGGCTTCTCTAAGGGACAG ATAAAAGAATTCAAGTGGGGTGATGTTGGGGGCTGGACAGGCCAGGGCGGGTCCCTGCTAGGGACAAAAAG AACTCTCCCAGCAAAACACATTGATAAAATTGCAGAACAGATGAGGATTCACAACATCAACGCTTTACTGGTTATTGGAGGTTTTGAg GCATATTTGGGGCTGTTGGAGCTGCAAGCAGCTCGTTCCAAACACGCAGAGCTTTGTGTTCCAATGGTGATGGTCCCAGCCACTGTGTCCAACAATATCCCCGGCTCAGACCTGAGTATCGGGGCAGACACAGCCCTCAACGCCATCACGGAC GCCTTTGAGAGTTTGCTGCAGCTGGTCGATGCCCGCAGCAGGTATGAGGAGTTCTGCGTGCCCATGTGCATGCTGCCCGCAaccatcagtaataatgtgtccGGCACTGACCTCAGCATTGGCGCTGACACCTCCCTCAATGCCATAGTGGAG ACATGTGATCGTATAAAGCAGTCAGCCAGCGGAACCAAGCATCGCGTGTTCATCATTGAGACGATGGGTGGTTACTGTGGTTACCTGGCAACAGTGGGCGGGCTGGCGTCTGGAGCAGATGCAGCCTACATCTATGAAGAGCCATTTGACATCCGAGACCTGCAG TCTAACGTCGAACATTTAACTGAGAAGATGAAGACCAGCATCCAGAGAGGTTTAGTGCTCAG GAATGAGAACTCCAGTGAGAACTACACAACTGACTTCATCTACCAGCTGTACAGTGAAGAGGGCAAAGGAGTCTTTGACTGCAGGAAAAACGTCTTGGGACACATGCAACag GGTGGTGCTCCTTCCCCATTTGACAGGAACTTTGGCACCAAGATCGCAGCTAAAGCCATGCAGTGGATCTCCAAGAAGCTCAAAGAGTTTTACCGAGAAG GCCGTGTGTTTGCGAACACAGAGGATTCTGCGTGTTTGTTGGGGATGCGGCGCAGGGCCCTGGTCTTCCAGCCTGTCATACAGCTGAAGGACGAGACGGACTTTGT TCACAGGATCCCGAAGGAACAGTGGTGGCTCCGCCTGCGCCCGCTCATGAAGATTCTGGCCAAGTACAAAACTAGCTACGACGTGTCCGATTCAGGCCAGCTTGAACACATCGTCCGTCTGAGAGCTAAAGACATCTCTGCCATTTAA
- the pfkpb gene encoding ATP-dependent 6-phosphofructokinase, platelet type isoform X2, whose translation MQDTKKFIENLSGAGKSIGVLTSGGDAQGMNAAVRAVVRMGIYVGAKVFFIHEGYQGMVDGGDNIKEASWESVSSMLQVGGTVIGSARCKDFRTHEGRLRAALNLVQRGITNLCVIGGDGSLTGANLFREEWSGLLDELVQSCQISEEASQTHSALHIVGMVGSIDNDFCGTDMTIGTDSALHRIIEVVDAIMTTAQSHQRTFVLEVMGRHCGYLALVSALACGADWVLIPEMPPKDGWEEQMCHKLSESRLRGSRLNIIIVAEGATGRHRNPISSYAVKDLVVRCLGFDTRVTILGHVQRGGTPSAFDRILASRMGVEAVLALLEASPGTPACVVSLCGNQAVRLPLMECVQMTQEVQKAMDEKRFEEAVKLRGRSFENNLNTYKLLSHRKMNAELPRSSFNVAVLNVGAPAAGMNAAVRSAVRVGITEGHTVFAVSDGFEGFSKGQIKEFKWGDVGGWTGQGGSLLGTKRTLPAKHIDKIAEQMRIHNINALLVIGGFEAYLGLLELQAARSKHAELCVPMVMVPATVSNNIPGSDLSIGADTALNAITDAFESLLQLVDARSRYEEFCVPMCMLPATISNNVSGTDLSIGADTSLNAIVETCDRIKQSASGTKHRVFIIETMGGYCGYLATVGGLASGADAAYIYEEPFDIRDLQSNVEHLTEKMKTSIQRGLVLRNENSSENYTTDFIYQLYSEEGKGVFDCRKNVLGHMQQGGAPSPFDRNFGTKIAAKAMQWISKKLKEFYREGRVFANTEDSACLLGMRRRALVFQPVIQLKDETDFVHRIPKEQWWLRLRPLMKILAKYKTSYDVSDSGQLEHIVRLRAKDISAI comes from the exons GTATGAATGCTGCTGTGAGGGCAGTGGTCAGAATGGGAATCTACGTGGGAGCAAAAGTTTTTTTCATCCATGAG GGCTACCAGGGCATGGTGGATGGAGGTGACAACATCAAAGAGGCATCATGGGAAAGTGTTTCCAGTATGTTACAAGTG ggtGGCACTGTGATAGGCAGCGCCCGCTGTAAGGATTTTCGTACCCATGAGGGCCGTTTGCGTGCTGCTCTGAACTTGGTGCAGCGTGGCATCACTAACTTGTGTGTGATTGGTGGAGATGGCAGTTTGACCGGGGCTAATCTCTTCAGGGAGGAGTGGAGTGGACTCTTGGATGAACTTGTCCAATCAT GTCAAATCAGTGAAGAGGCTTCCCAAACTCATTCTGCGTTGCATATCGTTGGGATGGTGGGCTCTATTGACAATGATTTCTGCGGGACAGATATGACCATTGGCACTGACTCAGCACTGCACAGGATCATAGAAGTGGTGGACGCTATAATGACCACGGCACAAAG CCATCAAAGGACCTTTGTGCTGGAGGTCATGGGAAGACACTGTGG gtaTCTAGCATTAGTCAGTGCTCTTGCATGTGGAGCTGACTGGGTGCTGATTCCAGAAATGCCTCCCAAAGATGGCTGGGAGGAACAGATGTGTCATAAACTAtcagag AGCCGTTTGCGAGGTTCTCGTCTTAATATAATCATAGTGGCTGAGGGAGCCACAGGCAGACACAGAAACCCCATCAGCTCTTATGCAGTGAAGGAT CTGGTGGTGCGCTGTTTGGGGTTTGACACGCGGGTCACCATTCTGGGTCACGTCCAAAGAGGAGGAACACCCTCTGCCTTTGACCGGATTTTG GCGAGTCGTATGGGTGTAGAAGCCGTGCTGGCCCTGTTAGAAGCGTCTCCTGGTACTCCAGCATGTGTGGTGTCTCTGTGTGGGAACCAGGCTGTCAGGCTCCCTCTGATGGAGTGCGTTCAGATG ACACAGGAGGTTCAGAAGGCCATGGATGAAAAGCGATTTGAAGAAGCTGTAAAACTGCGCGGGAG AAGTTTCGAAAACAACCTGAACACTTACAAGCTCCTGTCCCATCGCAAAATGAATGCTGAACTTCCACGT AGCTCATTTAACGTGGCTGTGTTGAATGTTGGCGCTCCTGCAGCTGGCATGAATGCAGCCGTGCGTTCGGCCGTCAGGGTCGGGATCACCGAAGGCCAcactgtgtttgctgttagtGATGGATTTGAAGGCTTCTCTAAGGGACAG ATAAAAGAATTCAAGTGGGGTGATGTTGGGGGCTGGACAGGCCAGGGCGGGTCCCTGCTAGGGACAAAAAG AACTCTCCCAGCAAAACACATTGATAAAATTGCAGAACAGATGAGGATTCACAACATCAACGCTTTACTGGTTATTGGAGGTTTTGAg GCATATTTGGGGCTGTTGGAGCTGCAAGCAGCTCGTTCCAAACACGCAGAGCTTTGTGTTCCAATGGTGATGGTCCCAGCCACTGTGTCCAACAATATCCCCGGCTCAGACCTGAGTATCGGGGCAGACACAGCCCTCAACGCCATCACGGAC GCCTTTGAGAGTTTGCTGCAGCTGGTCGATGCCCGCAGCAGGTATGAGGAGTTCTGCGTGCCCATGTGCATGCTGCCCGCAaccatcagtaataatgtgtccGGCACTGACCTCAGCATTGGCGCTGACACCTCCCTCAATGCCATAGTGGAG ACATGTGATCGTATAAAGCAGTCAGCCAGCGGAACCAAGCATCGCGTGTTCATCATTGAGACGATGGGTGGTTACTGTGGTTACCTGGCAACAGTGGGCGGGCTGGCGTCTGGAGCAGATGCAGCCTACATCTATGAAGAGCCATTTGACATCCGAGACCTGCAG TCTAACGTCGAACATTTAACTGAGAAGATGAAGACCAGCATCCAGAGAGGTTTAGTGCTCAG GAATGAGAACTCCAGTGAGAACTACACAACTGACTTCATCTACCAGCTGTACAGTGAAGAGGGCAAAGGAGTCTTTGACTGCAGGAAAAACGTCTTGGGACACATGCAACag GGTGGTGCTCCTTCCCCATTTGACAGGAACTTTGGCACCAAGATCGCAGCTAAAGCCATGCAGTGGATCTCCAAGAAGCTCAAAGAGTTTTACCGAGAAG GCCGTGTGTTTGCGAACACAGAGGATTCTGCGTGTTTGTTGGGGATGCGGCGCAGGGCCCTGGTCTTCCAGCCTGTCATACAGCTGAAGGACGAGACGGACTTTGT TCACAGGATCCCGAAGGAACAGTGGTGGCTCCGCCTGCGCCCGCTCATGAAGATTCTGGCCAAGTACAAAACTAGCTACGACGTGTCCGATTCAGGCCAGCTTGAACACATCGTCCGTCTGAGAGCTAAAGACATCTCTGCCATTTAA
- the pfkpb gene encoding ATP-dependent 6-phosphofructokinase, platelet type isoform X7, with product MQDTKKFIENLSGAGKSIGVLTSGGDAQGMNAAVRAVVRMGIYVGAKVFFIHEGYQGMVDGGDNIKEASWESVSSMLQVGGTVIGSARCKDFRTHEGRLRAALNLVQRGITNLCVIGGDGSLTGANLFREEWSGLLDELVQSCQISEEASQTHSALHIVGMVGSIDNDFCGTDMTIGTDSALHRIIEVVDAIMTTAQSHQRTFVLEVMGRHCGYLALVSALACGADWVLIPEMPPKDGWEEQMCHKLSESRLRGSRLNIIIVAEGATGRHRNPISSYAVKDLVVRCLGFDTRVTILGHVQRGGTPSAFDRILASRMGVEAVLALLEASPGTPACVVSLCGNQAVRLPLMECVQMTQEVQKAMDEKRFEEAVKLRGRSFENNLNTYKLLSHRKMNAELPRSSFNVAVLNVGAPAAGMNAAVRSAVRVGITEGHTVFAVSDGFEGFSKGQIKEFKWGDVGGWTGQGGSLLGTKRTLPAKHIDKIAEQMRIHNINALLVIGGFEAFESLLQLVDARSRYEEFCVPMCMLPATISNNVSGTDLSIGADTSLNAIVETCDRIKQSASGTKHRVFIIETMGGYCGYLATVGGLASGADAAYIYEEPFDIRDLQSNVEHLTEKMKTSIQRGLVLRNENSSENYTTDFIYQLYSEEGKGVFDCRKNVLGHMQQGGAPSPFDRNFGTKIAAKAMQWISKKLKEFYREGRVFANTEDSACLLGMRRRALVFQPVIQLKDETDFVHRIPKEQWWLRLRPLMKILAKYKTSYDVSDSGQLEHIVRLRAKDISAI from the exons GTATGAATGCTGCTGTGAGGGCAGTGGTCAGAATGGGAATCTACGTGGGAGCAAAAGTTTTTTTCATCCATGAG GGCTACCAGGGCATGGTGGATGGAGGTGACAACATCAAAGAGGCATCATGGGAAAGTGTTTCCAGTATGTTACAAGTG ggtGGCACTGTGATAGGCAGCGCCCGCTGTAAGGATTTTCGTACCCATGAGGGCCGTTTGCGTGCTGCTCTGAACTTGGTGCAGCGTGGCATCACTAACTTGTGTGTGATTGGTGGAGATGGCAGTTTGACCGGGGCTAATCTCTTCAGGGAGGAGTGGAGTGGACTCTTGGATGAACTTGTCCAATCAT GTCAAATCAGTGAAGAGGCTTCCCAAACTCATTCTGCGTTGCATATCGTTGGGATGGTGGGCTCTATTGACAATGATTTCTGCGGGACAGATATGACCATTGGCACTGACTCAGCACTGCACAGGATCATAGAAGTGGTGGACGCTATAATGACCACGGCACAAAG CCATCAAAGGACCTTTGTGCTGGAGGTCATGGGAAGACACTGTGG gtaTCTAGCATTAGTCAGTGCTCTTGCATGTGGAGCTGACTGGGTGCTGATTCCAGAAATGCCTCCCAAAGATGGCTGGGAGGAACAGATGTGTCATAAACTAtcagag AGCCGTTTGCGAGGTTCTCGTCTTAATATAATCATAGTGGCTGAGGGAGCCACAGGCAGACACAGAAACCCCATCAGCTCTTATGCAGTGAAGGAT CTGGTGGTGCGCTGTTTGGGGTTTGACACGCGGGTCACCATTCTGGGTCACGTCCAAAGAGGAGGAACACCCTCTGCCTTTGACCGGATTTTG GCGAGTCGTATGGGTGTAGAAGCCGTGCTGGCCCTGTTAGAAGCGTCTCCTGGTACTCCAGCATGTGTGGTGTCTCTGTGTGGGAACCAGGCTGTCAGGCTCCCTCTGATGGAGTGCGTTCAGATG ACACAGGAGGTTCAGAAGGCCATGGATGAAAAGCGATTTGAAGAAGCTGTAAAACTGCGCGGGAG AAGTTTCGAAAACAACCTGAACACTTACAAGCTCCTGTCCCATCGCAAAATGAATGCTGAACTTCCACGT AGCTCATTTAACGTGGCTGTGTTGAATGTTGGCGCTCCTGCAGCTGGCATGAATGCAGCCGTGCGTTCGGCCGTCAGGGTCGGGATCACCGAAGGCCAcactgtgtttgctgttagtGATGGATTTGAAGGCTTCTCTAAGGGACAG ATAAAAGAATTCAAGTGGGGTGATGTTGGGGGCTGGACAGGCCAGGGCGGGTCCCTGCTAGGGACAAAAAG AACTCTCCCAGCAAAACACATTGATAAAATTGCAGAACAGATGAGGATTCACAACATCAACGCTTTACTGGTTATTGGAGGTTTTGAg GCCTTTGAGAGTTTGCTGCAGCTGGTCGATGCCCGCAGCAGGTATGAGGAGTTCTGCGTGCCCATGTGCATGCTGCCCGCAaccatcagtaataatgtgtccGGCACTGACCTCAGCATTGGCGCTGACACCTCCCTCAATGCCATAGTGGAG ACATGTGATCGTATAAAGCAGTCAGCCAGCGGAACCAAGCATCGCGTGTTCATCATTGAGACGATGGGTGGTTACTGTGGTTACCTGGCAACAGTGGGCGGGCTGGCGTCTGGAGCAGATGCAGCCTACATCTATGAAGAGCCATTTGACATCCGAGACCTGCAG TCTAACGTCGAACATTTAACTGAGAAGATGAAGACCAGCATCCAGAGAGGTTTAGTGCTCAG GAATGAGAACTCCAGTGAGAACTACACAACTGACTTCATCTACCAGCTGTACAGTGAAGAGGGCAAAGGAGTCTTTGACTGCAGGAAAAACGTCTTGGGACACATGCAACag GGTGGTGCTCCTTCCCCATTTGACAGGAACTTTGGCACCAAGATCGCAGCTAAAGCCATGCAGTGGATCTCCAAGAAGCTCAAAGAGTTTTACCGAGAAG GCCGTGTGTTTGCGAACACAGAGGATTCTGCGTGTTTGTTGGGGATGCGGCGCAGGGCCCTGGTCTTCCAGCCTGTCATACAGCTGAAGGACGAGACGGACTTTGT TCACAGGATCCCGAAGGAACAGTGGTGGCTCCGCCTGCGCCCGCTCATGAAGATTCTGGCCAAGTACAAAACTAGCTACGACGTGTCCGATTCAGGCCAGCTTGAACACATCGTCCGTCTGAGAGCTAAAGACATCTCTGCCATTTAA